One Staphylococcus ratti DNA segment encodes these proteins:
- a CDS encoding DsbA family protein, translating into MKSKSSMLLIIAVSLLVLTLFGIVAMFNSNDNAPKDIKNVEAFKKDTATQPTQGKTTSKVTLIEFGDYTCPYCGDFERNIKPQLKRDYIDSGKVEFRYVNVLIHETSMRGSRAALAVHNIAPKAYWDFHHFLYQHQPKSKKDTSEKPWLNDQLIKEGLDKVKITDAQKQAIIRAYQAPSDASLDRAKANHQLAKKYQLQQVPTLYVNGKHVENITDYEEIKKIIDDEIEKSK; encoded by the coding sequence ATGAAATCTAAATCATCTATGCTTTTAATTATCGCTGTGTCACTGTTGGTTTTAACGCTATTTGGAATCGTTGCGATGTTCAACTCGAACGATAACGCACCGAAAGACATAAAAAATGTTGAAGCATTTAAAAAAGACACAGCAACGCAGCCAACACAAGGTAAAACAACCAGTAAAGTGACACTTATTGAATTTGGAGATTATACATGCCCATATTGCGGAGATTTTGAAAGAAATATAAAGCCACAACTTAAACGAGATTATATTGATAGTGGTAAAGTAGAGTTTCGATATGTCAATGTGTTAATTCATGAAACATCAATGCGTGGTTCTCGTGCTGCTTTAGCTGTTCACAACATCGCGCCAAAAGCGTATTGGGATTTTCATCATTTTTTATATCAACATCAGCCTAAATCAAAAAAGGATACGTCAGAAAAGCCTTGGCTTAATGATCAATTAATTAAAGAGGGATTGGATAAAGTTAAAATAACAGACGCGCAAAAACAAGCAATTATTCGTGCATATCAAGCGCCATCTGATGCATCGTTAGATCGTGCCAAAGCAAATCATCAATTGGCCAAAAAATATCAACTTCAACAAGTTCCTACGCTATACGTGAATGGGAAGCACGTCGAAAATATAACGGATTATGAGGAAATCAAGAAAATAATTGATGATGAAATTGAAAAATCTAAATGA
- the dnaN gene encoding DNA polymerase III subunit beta, with protein sequence MMEFSIKRDYFITQLNDTLKAISPRTTLPILTGIKIEATNEGIVLTGSDSEISIEITIPNQVDGEEIVEVKEPGSVVLPGRFFVDIIKKLPGKDVKLSTNEQFQTLITSGHSEFNLSGLDPDQYPLLPQVSSDDALQLPIKVLKNVIAQTNFAVSTSETRPVLTGVNWLIQENELICTATDSHRLAVRKLKLEDEIENKNVIIPGKALAELNKIMTENDEHIDIFFASNQVLFRVGNINFISRLLEGHYPDTSRLFPENYEIKLGLNNHDFYHAIDRASLLAREGGNNVIKLSTGESLVELSSTSPEIGTVKEEVTANDVEGGNLKISFNSKYMMDALKAIDNDEVEVEFFGTMKPFILKPKGDDTVTQLILPIRTY encoded by the coding sequence ATGATGGAGTTTTCTATTAAAAGAGACTATTTTATCACGCAATTAAACGATACATTAAAAGCAATCTCCCCAAGAACAACGTTACCAATTTTAACGGGGATTAAAATCGAAGCTACCAACGAAGGCATTGTCTTAACAGGCTCTGACTCTGAAATCTCAATCGAAATCACGATTCCAAATCAAGTAGATGGAGAAGAAATCGTGGAAGTTAAAGAACCAGGTTCAGTCGTATTACCAGGTCGCTTCTTTGTGGATATCATTAAAAAATTACCAGGAAAAGACGTTAAACTCTCAACAAATGAACAATTCCAAACGTTAATTACATCTGGGCATTCTGAATTTAACCTAAGCGGTCTAGATCCAGATCAATATCCATTATTGCCACAAGTTTCAAGCGACGATGCATTACAATTACCTATTAAAGTCCTTAAAAACGTGATTGCACAAACAAATTTCGCTGTGTCCACCTCAGAAACACGCCCAGTACTTACTGGTGTGAACTGGCTTATACAAGAAAATGAATTAATATGCACAGCGACAGATTCGCACCGCTTAGCAGTAAGAAAATTAAAGCTTGAAGACGAAATCGAAAATAAAAATGTCATCATTCCTGGTAAAGCTTTAGCTGAATTAAACAAAATCATGACTGAAAACGATGAACATATCGATATTTTCTTTGCGTCTAACCAAGTTTTATTCCGAGTTGGCAATATCAATTTCATTTCTCGTTTACTTGAAGGTCATTATCCAGATACTTCTCGTCTTTTCCCAGAAAACTATGAAATTAAATTAGGCTTAAACAACCATGATTTTTACCATGCGATCGATCGTGCGTCGTTATTAGCACGTGAAGGTGGCAATAACGTCATTAAATTAAGTACTGGGGAATCACTCGTGGAACTTTCATCAACATCGCCAGAAATCGGAACTGTAAAAGAAGAAGTGACAGCAAATGATGTTGAAGGTGGCAATCTCAAAATTTCTTTCAACTCAAAATATATGATGGATGCATTAAAAGCCATTGATAACGATGAAGTAGAAGTAGAATTTTTCGGTACGATGAAGCCATTTATTTTGAAACCAAAAGGTGACGATACCGTTACACAACTCATTTTACCTATTCGAACATACTAG
- a CDS encoding RNA-binding S4 domain-containing protein — translation MNGVMNLAEEIIVDGELTLGQFLNYEGIVESGGQAKWFLQEYEVYLNGEHETRRGKKLSDGDQLDIPEVGSFIIKFGEQ, via the coding sequence ATGAATGGAGTGATGAATTTGGCTGAGGAAATAATCGTTGATGGCGAGCTAACTTTAGGACAATTTTTGAACTATGAAGGAATTGTTGAGTCAGGTGGCCAAGCGAAATGGTTTTTACAAGAATATGAAGTATACCTTAATGGTGAACATGAAACACGTCGTGGCAAAAAACTTAGCGATGGTGATCAACTCGATATTCCAGAAGTGGGTTCATTTATTATCAAATTTGGTGAGCAATGA
- the dnaA gene encoding chromosomal replication initiator protein DnaA has protein sequence MSEQEIWDKVLSLSKEEVSSISYQTWLKDTQLHTLSDEEAIVLVNQPFVASWLSTNYTELIQAIIKTVTGKSVKQVRFLTEADFDELKPASSAQTAPPVANPETNGEQFNTNNTFETFVIGPGNRFPHAASLAVAEAPAQAYNPLFIYGGVGLGKTHLMHAIGHYVLENNPNAKVLYTSSEKFTNEFIQSIRNNDTEAFREKYRNIDILLIDDIQFIQKKEQTQEEFFHTFNDLHQNHKQIVISSDRPPKEISTLEERLKSRFQWGLIVDITPPDFETRMAILQKKTEEENLDIPIEALTYIANQIQTNIRELEGALTRVLAFSKLQGKPITTELTADALKDIIQIPKSKKITIQDIQKVVGEYYGVRIEDFAAKKRTKSIAYPRQIAMYLSRELTDFSLPKIGEEFGGRDHTTVIHAHDKINKDIKNDPTLKQEIESLEKEIRNA, from the coding sequence ATGTCAGAACAAGAAATTTGGGACAAAGTTCTCAGCTTATCTAAAGAAGAAGTTTCAAGTATTTCTTATCAAACTTGGCTTAAAGACACACAGTTGCATACTCTGTCTGATGAAGAAGCAATTGTATTAGTTAATCAACCTTTCGTTGCAAGTTGGTTAAGCACCAATTACACGGAACTCATTCAAGCGATTATTAAAACCGTTACTGGAAAATCAGTGAAACAAGTACGATTTTTAACAGAAGCTGATTTTGATGAACTTAAACCCGCTTCATCAGCACAGACAGCACCACCTGTAGCCAATCCTGAGACAAACGGTGAACAGTTTAATACGAATAATACATTCGAAACCTTTGTCATTGGCCCAGGCAATCGCTTCCCACATGCAGCAAGTTTAGCTGTGGCAGAAGCGCCAGCACAAGCTTACAATCCATTGTTTATCTATGGAGGCGTAGGGCTTGGTAAAACGCATCTTATGCATGCGATTGGACATTATGTCCTAGAAAATAATCCAAATGCAAAAGTGCTTTATACATCAAGCGAAAAATTTACGAATGAATTTATTCAATCTATTCGTAACAATGACACAGAAGCATTTCGTGAAAAATATCGAAATATTGATATTCTACTCATTGATGATATTCAATTCATCCAAAAGAAAGAACAAACACAAGAGGAATTTTTCCATACGTTCAACGATTTACATCAAAATCATAAACAGATTGTCATCTCAAGCGATCGCCCACCAAAAGAAATTTCCACGCTTGAAGAACGACTAAAATCACGCTTCCAGTGGGGGCTCATCGTAGATATCACACCACCTGATTTTGAAACACGTATGGCTATTTTGCAGAAAAAAACTGAAGAAGAAAACCTAGATATACCTATAGAAGCATTAACGTATATCGCCAACCAAATTCAAACAAATATTCGTGAATTAGAAGGCGCATTAACACGTGTGCTTGCATTTTCAAAATTGCAAGGTAAACCTATCACAACAGAACTTACAGCAGATGCTTTAAAAGACATCATTCAAATTCCAAAATCTAAAAAAATTACTATTCAAGACATTCAAAAAGTGGTAGGAGAATACTATGGCGTACGCATCGAAGACTTTGCAGCTAAAAAGCGTACGAAATCTATCGCATATCCCCGTCAAATCGCCATGTATTTATCCAGAGAGCTCACCGATTTTTCATTACCAAAAATTGGAGAAGAATTCGGTGGTCGTGATCATACAACAGTGATTCACGCACATGACAAAATCAACAAAGATATTAAAAATGATCCAACATTAAAACAAGAAATTGAATCACTTGAAAAAGAAATCCGCAACGCATAG